One genomic region from Myxocyprinus asiaticus isolate MX2 ecotype Aquarium Trade chromosome 27, UBuf_Myxa_2, whole genome shotgun sequence encodes:
- the LOC127418050 gene encoding transmembrane protein 121-like, whose amino-acid sequence MLPSPQVCVSTLVTVSTMAVVDLYLLEQSMLGPRGGARPAVWPCVAVALGDLCFLLALRFVSAGVVSEAHSSRRGFANSLWFLFLSLLQLKLFFVCQNYRQERRPPDPLARKTLTLLLSVCLPSLFLILTGTDYMTPLRRKQEVRSRLLWVVVDLLDVLDLQAGLWEVQGSVGVPLWVEGIVFFYCYVLLLLLPCVSLTELGATALPGLQAARKEAIYPWLSLVTINVFTLVPRGVGMLWYRDPRVSTVFLGKNLLALAVKLSSAWERHRKSSGGVQGAEAITGPGNQNRGVASEQATEQEQGCTSPTPSSTRSHTLSRTHGHSHSLSHVSLDPTETSLGPAYISHEL is encoded by the coding sequence ATGTTGCCCTCGCCCCAGGTGTGCGTGTCTACTCTGGTGACAGTGAGCACAATGGCAGTGGTTGACCTCTACCTGCTGGAGCAGAGCATGCTGGGACCTCGAGGCGGAGCCCGTCCTGCGGTATGGCCATGTGTTGCTGTCGCGCTGGGTGACCTGTGTTTCCTACTTGCACTGCGCTTCGTCTCTGCCGGTGTGGTCTCAGAAGCTCACTCTTCCCGCCGGGGCTTTGCCAACTCCCTCTGGTTCCTTTTCCTCTCTCTGCTGCAGCTGAAGCTTTTCTTTGTGTGTCAAAATTACAGACAAGAGAGGCGGCCTCCAGATCCCCTCGCCCGTAAGACTTTAACTCTATTACTTTCTGTCTGCCTGCCCTCGCTATTTCTCATCCTGACAGGAACCGATTACATGACCCCCCTTCGCAGAAAACAGGAGGTGCGGAGTCGACTTCTGTGGGTGGTGGTAGACTTGCTTGATGTGCTGGATCTTCAAGCCGGGCTATGGGAGGTACAGGGCAGCGTGGGAGTTCCACTTTGGGTGGAGGGTATCGTTTTCTTCTACTGTTACGTGTTGCTGCTGTTGCTGCCATGTGTGTCGCTCACGGAGCTGGGTGCTACAGCACTGCCTGGGCTGCAGGCGGCTCGGAAGGAGGCCATCTATCCTTGGCTCAGTTTGGTCACCATTAATGTGTTTACACTTGTGCCGAGGGGGGTAGGGATGCTGTGGTACAGGGACCCACGTGTATCTACAGTGTTTCTGGGGAAAAACCTGCTAGCTCTTGCAGTGAAGCTGAGCTCTGCCTGGGAGAGGCACCGAAAGAGCAGCGGAGGGGTTCAGGGAGCAGAAGCCATCACAGGACCTGGAAACCAGAATCGTGGGGTGGCTTCAGAACAGGCGACGGAGCAGGAGCAAGGGTGCACATCTCCAACGCCGTCATCTACGCGCTCTCACACACTTTCACGCACTCATGGGCACAGCCACTCGCTCTCTCATGTGAGTCTGGATCCCACTGAGACCTCGCTGGGGCCAGCTTACATTTCCCATGAGCTCTAG